The window GCCCCTGCAGAAGTAATTTTTACGAATCTGGCTTTTACCCTAAGTTCTTTAATACTCCTGGCTCCCAGATAGCCCATCCCCTGCTTTAATCCTCCAACAAGGTAATCTATGACTTTGCTAAGAGAGCCCCTGTGTTCTACATATCCTTCAACGCCTTCAGGCACTTTCTTGAATTCTCCGTATCTCGCAGAGCCAGATGCCAAGGCGCTTCTTGACCCCATGCCTCGATATTTCTTGTATAACCTTCCAGATATTTGCAGCACTTCTCCTGGAGCTTCGTTCGTCCCGGCTAGAAGATAGCCTAACATTACCGCGTCTGCGCCAACTGCTAAAGCTTTAACTATATCTGCTGGTTTTTCGATTCCTCCATCAGCCACAACGCTAACCCCATAATTCGATGCCACGTCTGCAACCCAGGCTATAGCAGTTAACTGAGGCACGCCAACCCCTGCAACTTCCCGCGTGGTGCATGCATGACCCGGACCTATTCCTACTCTGAGAGAATCAGCACCTGCCTCTATCAAAGCTTCAGCCGCTTCTGGAGTAGCAATATTACCAACCATTAAGTCGACATCATAATCTCTTTTGAATCTTTTCGTCGCTTCAATCACGTTGTAGCTGTGACCGTGAGCTGTATCTATCACTACAATATCCACGCCTTCTTCCGCAGCCCGAGCAACTTTTTCATCGTCGAAAGGACCCACTGCTATCCCTGTAGGTAGTTTTTCCTCATGTGCAGCACGAATTGTTTTCAGAGTTTCTTCTAAGCTCATATTCCTCGGCAGAATTCCGAGACCTCCAA of the Thermoproteales archaeon genome contains:
- a CDS encoding IMP dehydrogenase translates to MGARENYSSRLNSAVLGLSFDDVLLIPQYSNVRLCDIDTSTWIINNLKLEIPIISSPMDTVTGFEMALALARLGGLGILPRNMSLEETLKTIRAAHEEKLPTGIAVGPFDDEKVARAAEEGVDIVVIDTAHGHSYNVIEATKRFKRDYDVDLMVGNIATPEAAEALIEAGADSLRVGIGPGHACTTREVAGVGVPQLTAIAWVADVASNYGVSVVADGGIEKPADIVKALAVGADAVMLGYLLAGTNEAPGEVLQISGRLYKKYRGMGSRSALASGSARYGEFKKVPEGVEGYVEHRGSLSKVIDYLVGGLKQGMGYLGARSIKELRVKARFVKITSAGARESHPRGFCKVEE